The nucleotide sequence AGCAAAAGCATTTGTCTTCATCTGCTAGTAATAAAATTAGAGTTGTGTTTAAAGAAAGCAAAATTACAACTAATATTTGATTAATTTTACGGCAGATTGAAATAAAGTTTGTGAACAGCAACAAGTTATGCAGCAACAGAGTACTATAAATTTCACGCGTTTTTTTGACTGGTATTTGCAGGCAAGTTTTCATGTGGCGCTGGCAACCACTGCTTTGGTGCAAATGACTTTTTATTTTTGCTACCTTTCTTTTAGTGCTACCGTCACTGCATTGGTTTTTTTTGGTACTGTTTTTAGTTATAATTTTATTAAATATGCACCAATAATTGTCAAAAGAAAACGGTTGACACCTTTTTTAAAAAGTGTGATTGCAATAAGCGCAATAAGTATGCTGATTGCAGCTATTAGCTTTTTCTATTTGAATTTTAATGCCCAAATGCTCACAGTATTCTTTGCTTTTTTATGTGTGTTGTATGTAATTCCGGTGGCAAAGTCGAAAACTAATTTGCGAAATTTAGCGGGTATCAAAATTTATATCGTGTCGTTGTGTTGGGCGGGTGTAACAACGTTGCTGCCCATTGTAAACGCTGACCAAATGATAGGAACCGATGTGGTTTTTAAGTTTTCGCAACGCTTTATTCTTACATTGATATTGATATTGATTTTTGAAATAAACGATTTAAAATACGATGATATTCGCTTGAAAACCGTTCCGCAAACCATAGGTGTTTTAAAAACTAAATATTTGATTGTTTTATTGCTGATTCCGTTTTATTTTCTAGAATTTTTAAAAGTGAATTATTATGGAAACCAATGGTTGATTAATTTAATTTTGGTATTCGTAATTGTTTTTTTTACCTATTTTGCTCATCCCAATCGAACGAAATATTATACGCTTTTTTGGGTGGAAAGTGTGCCGATATTGTGGTTTTTGCTGGTTGTTTTATTCAATTATATATAAGAAAAAATGAAAAAAATGTTGTTTTTAGTTCTGTTGATGCCCTTTTTTGCAACGGCACAACAATCGTTTGATTTGATTGATTTTTCGGATGATTTTTCCGGAAAAATTATTGTTGATGACCATCAAGAAAATTCGGAGCTGGAAACCAATTGCACATTGAATATCTACCAAAAGAAAAGTGGAAAGTTGTTCTTCTCTAAACCTGCTTTTTATTCGGAATATGATGTAGAATATTCTAAGGTAAAATCAAACGTTCAACAAATTCCTTATGGCGAACAAAGCATTTTAATTTACGAAGATTTTAATTTCGACGGAAAAGAAGATATTGCATTACGAGTTGGAAATTATAGCTGTTATGGTGGACCATCGTATGAGATTTATCTGGCTGATAAAAACGGTTTTGTGTACAATGAAAGTTTTACCGAATTAGGATCAAATTACTGCGGAATGTTTACAGTTGACAATGAAAAAAAACAATTGCAAACCATGACAAAAAGTGGCTGTTGTTGGCATCAGTTTTCAACGTATGTAGTAGAAAATAATCAGGTGGTTCCTATCGAGATTATT is from Paenimyroides aestuarii and encodes:
- a CDS encoding UbiA prenyltransferase family protein is translated as MQQQSTINFTRFFDWYLQASFHVALATTALVQMTFYFCYLSFSATVTALVFFGTVFSYNFIKYAPIIVKRKRLTPFLKSVIAISAISMLIAAISFFYLNFNAQMLTVFFAFLCVLYVIPVAKSKTNLRNLAGIKIYIVSLCWAGVTTLLPIVNADQMIGTDVVFKFSQRFILTLILILIFEINDLKYDDIRLKTVPQTIGVLKTKYLIVLLLIPFYFLEFLKVNYYGNQWLINLILVFVIVFFTYFAHPNRTKYYTLFWVESVPILWFLLVVLFNYI
- a CDS encoding XAC2610-related protein codes for the protein MKKMLFLVLLMPFFATAQQSFDLIDFSDDFSGKIIVDDHQENSELETNCTLNIYQKKSGKLFFSKPAFYSEYDVEYSKVKSNVQQIPYGEQSILIYEDFNFDGKEDIALRVGNYSCYGGPSYEIYLADKNGFVYNESFTELGSNYCGMFTVDNEKKQLQTMTKSGCCWHQFSTYVVENNQVVPIEIIEESYSGFLVDYSVQKRINGKMVTSGYQKFAEGNEPEFTMIFENGKKMHLMGIYGDEHLAYIFTNAEDVVELFIDEGFTYNKAHKTVSFQNKNTGYIVSEKEIVVKDNGKTYHLNKVKQTAGSFNNLKWDRLTNVQIK